In the Streptomyces formicae genome, one interval contains:
- a CDS encoding PDZ domain-containing protein yields MPRRTTTMLASTLMLIALLCAGVLIKVPYSEMSPGPTVNTLGDHDGEPVLQISGHKTYPTTGNLNMTTVRVTSADYKMNLAEAVYGWLAHDNIVVPHDTLYPDGKTEQQSSQENAEEFSQSQESAKVAALKELDIPVKSQVVAATVFKDGPAEGKLHAGDVIKKVDGAPVKEWPDVAKLVTKHKAGEDVVFTVVPVKEAAAAEKAGKEPTRTEDVKMTTEKAKDGRAVVGIEAGTDHTFPFTIDIKLADVGGPSAGLMFALGIVDKLTPEDLTGGKFVAGTGTIEVDGKVGPIGGIEMKTVGAREKGAEYFLTPKDNCATAAKDVPDGLTLIKVDTIDDAVKSLKDLRKGDTADLPKCTAE; encoded by the coding sequence ATGCCACGCCGCACCACGACGATGCTCGCGTCCACCCTGATGCTGATCGCGCTGCTCTGCGCGGGAGTGCTCATCAAGGTGCCCTACTCGGAGATGTCCCCGGGGCCCACGGTGAACACCCTCGGCGACCACGACGGCGAGCCGGTGCTGCAGATCTCCGGGCACAAGACCTATCCCACGACCGGCAACCTCAACATGACCACGGTCAGGGTCACCAGTGCCGACTACAAGATGAACCTCGCCGAGGCCGTGTACGGCTGGCTGGCCCACGACAACATCGTGGTGCCGCACGACACGCTCTACCCGGACGGCAAGACCGAGCAGCAGTCCTCCCAGGAGAACGCCGAGGAGTTCAGCCAGTCCCAGGAGAGCGCCAAGGTGGCGGCGCTCAAGGAGCTGGACATCCCGGTGAAGTCGCAGGTCGTCGCCGCCACCGTCTTCAAGGACGGCCCCGCGGAGGGCAAGCTGCACGCGGGCGACGTCATCAAGAAGGTCGACGGCGCGCCCGTGAAGGAATGGCCCGACGTGGCCAAGCTCGTCACCAAGCACAAGGCGGGCGAGGACGTCGTCTTCACCGTCGTCCCGGTCAAGGAGGCGGCCGCCGCCGAGAAGGCGGGCAAGGAGCCGACCAGGACCGAGGACGTCAAGATGACCACGGAGAAGGCGAAGGACGGCCGCGCGGTCGTCGGCATCGAGGCCGGGACCGACCACACCTTCCCGTTCACCATCGACATCAAGCTGGCCGACGTCGGCGGGCCGAGCGCCGGTCTGATGTTCGCGCTCGGCATCGTGGACAAGCTGACTCCGGAGGACCTCACCGGCGGCAAGTTCGTGGCGGGCACCGGCACCATCGAGGTCGACGGCAAGGTCGGCCCGATCGGCGGCATCGAGATGAAGACGGTCGGCGCGCGCGAGAAGGGCGCCGAGTACTTCCTCACGCCCAAGGACAACTGCGCGACCGCCGCGAAGGACGTCCCCGACGGGCTCACCCTCATCAAGGTGGACACCATCGACGACGCCGTGAAGTCGCTCAAGGACCTCCGCAAGGGCGACACCGCCGACCTGCCCAAGTGCACCGCCGAGTAG
- a CDS encoding molybdenum cofactor biosynthesis protein MoaE, with protein sequence MARTTMDHPGEQAAQDPIRLLAIRETPLSLDEVFRAVGDEAAGGTALFVGTVRNHDGGADVDELGYSTHPTAEAEMRRVAEKVVAEYPVRALAAVHRVGDLAVGDLAVVVAVSCPHRAEAFAACRKLIDDLKHEVPIWKHQRFSDGKEEWVGAC encoded by the coding sequence ATGGCACGCACCACGATGGACCACCCCGGCGAGCAGGCCGCCCAGGACCCGATCCGCCTCCTCGCGATCCGCGAGACCCCGCTCTCCCTGGACGAGGTCTTCCGGGCCGTCGGCGACGAGGCCGCGGGCGGCACGGCGCTCTTCGTGGGGACGGTCCGCAACCACGACGGCGGCGCGGACGTCGACGAGCTCGGCTATTCGACGCACCCCACCGCCGAGGCCGAGATGCGCCGGGTGGCCGAGAAGGTCGTCGCCGAATATCCGGTGCGCGCGCTGGCCGCCGTCCACCGCGTCGGTGACCTGGCCGTCGGTGATCTCGCGGTGGTCGTGGCCGTCTCCTGCCCGCACCGCGCCGAGGCCTTCGCCGCCTGCCGCAAGCTGATCGACGACCTCAAGCACGAGGTGCCGATCTGGAAGCACCAGAGGTTCTCCGACGGCAAGGAGGAGTGGGTCGGCGCCTGTTGA
- a CDS encoding SDR family oxidoreductase has translation MSSPDPQVRAARNPSTPSPGRGPVVAVTGAASGVGALLTERLAASEEIKQVIAIDERRGDCSQAQWHILDVRDPAIAEKLRGADVVVHLALDLDLETDGAARTAYNVRGTQTVLTAAAAAGVHRVVLCTSAMVYGALPDNELPLSEDAELRATAEATGVGDLLEVERLARRAPRAHPGLNVTVVRPATLVGGTDTALTRYFESPRLLVVAGSRPAWQFCHVEDLCSALEYAVLEKVDGELAVGCDGWLEQEEVEELSGIRRMELPSTVALGAAARLHRIGLTPSPAGDLAYTMYPWVVSVSGLHDAGWRPQWTNEEVLAELLEEVSGRRTVAGRRLGRKDATAAGAAGATVALLGAAAVVRRARKARRRI, from the coding sequence GTGAGTTCCCCAGATCCACAGGTTCGCGCAGCGCGAAACCCCTCAACCCCGTCGCCCGGCCGCGGGCCCGTGGTCGCCGTCACCGGCGCCGCCTCGGGGGTGGGCGCGCTGCTGACCGAGCGCCTCGCGGCCTCGGAGGAGATCAAGCAGGTCATCGCCATCGACGAGCGCCGCGGCGACTGCTCGCAGGCTCAGTGGCACATCCTGGACGTCCGGGACCCGGCGATCGCCGAGAAGCTGCGCGGCGCCGACGTCGTGGTGCACCTGGCGCTCGACCTCGACCTGGAGACCGACGGCGCGGCTCGCACCGCCTACAACGTGCGCGGCACCCAGACCGTCCTCACGGCGGCCGCGGCCGCGGGCGTGCACCGGGTGGTGCTCTGCACGTCGGCGATGGTCTACGGAGCGTTGCCCGACAACGAACTGCCCCTCTCCGAAGACGCCGAACTGCGCGCCACCGCCGAGGCCACCGGCGTCGGAGACCTCCTGGAGGTCGAGCGGCTCGCCCGCCGCGCCCCGCGCGCGCACCCCGGCCTCAACGTCACCGTCGTCCGCCCCGCGACCCTGGTCGGCGGCACGGACACGGCCCTGACTCGCTACTTCGAGTCGCCCCGCCTCCTCGTCGTCGCCGGTTCGCGGCCCGCCTGGCAGTTCTGCCACGTCGAGGACCTGTGCAGCGCTCTGGAGTACGCCGTCCTGGAGAAGGTCGACGGCGAGCTCGCCGTCGGCTGCGACGGCTGGCTGGAGCAGGAGGAGGTCGAGGAGCTCAGCGGGATCCGGCGCATGGAGCTGCCGTCGACGGTCGCGCTCGGCGCCGCCGCCCGGCTGCACCGCATCGGTCTCACGCCGTCCCCCGCCGGTGACCTCGCGTACACGATGTACCCCTGGGTGGTCAGTGTCAGCGGGCTGCACGACGCCGGATGGCGGCCGCAGTGGACCAACGAGGAGGTCCTCGCGGAGCTGCTCGAAGAGGTCTCTGGCCGCCGTACGGTCGCCGGGCGCCGACTCGGCCGCAAGGACGCGACGGCGGCGGGTGCCGCGGGCGCCACGGTCGCGCTGCTCGGCGCCGCCGCGGTGGTCCGCAGGGCGCGCAAGGCCCGGCGGCGCATCTGA
- a CDS encoding PPA1309 family protein: MSNTPMAASPLTRAVLEIDEYVSGLGWDRPARLFALVDTARLRTQEPGLASQLGLDDGVEHAGFTPIEQEEIPADKPLDEFLGTIAWPDAVTGCALTVERLMLPPSAETSVPEGLSEAQLAKWVAEHPDRQEVRMTVAVLRDGARESALRLRQKDSATEVLTGSDLVPGLADALAATFA, from the coding sequence ATGTCCAACACTCCCATGGCAGCGAGTCCCCTCACCCGGGCCGTACTCGAGATCGACGAGTACGTATCCGGCCTCGGCTGGGACCGGCCCGCACGCCTCTTCGCGCTGGTAGACACGGCGCGACTGCGCACCCAAGAACCCGGCCTCGCCTCCCAGCTCGGCCTCGACGACGGCGTGGAGCACGCCGGATTCACCCCCATCGAGCAGGAGGAGATCCCCGCGGACAAGCCGCTGGACGAGTTCCTCGGCACCATCGCCTGGCCGGACGCCGTGACCGGCTGCGCCCTCACGGTGGAGCGGCTGATGCTGCCGCCGTCGGCGGAGACGTCCGTCCCCGAGGGCCTCAGCGAGGCCCAGCTCGCCAAGTGGGTGGCCGAGCACCCGGACCGCCAGGAGGTCCGCATGACGGTCGCGGTGCTCCGTGACGGCGCCCGTGAGTCGGCGCTGCGGCTGCGCCAGAAGGACTCGGCCACCGAGGTCCTCACCGGTTCGGACCTGGTGCCCGGCCTGGCGGACGCGCTGGCCGCGACGTTCGCGTAG
- a CDS encoding zinc-dependent metalloprotease: protein MSDTPFGFGLPPEEPEDGDEGKKKESPGEGQSGGQGGGQGAGGPANPFGFGFPGAGGPGGPGGGDNPFAAMFGSMNPNDLGAAFQQLGQMLSYEGGPVNWDMAKDIARQTVSQGTADGTKDASVGPAERSAVEEAVRLADLWLDDATSLPSGSGTAVAWSRAEWVEATLPVWKELVDPVAERVGLAMGDVLPEEMQAMAGPLIGMMRSMGGAMFGQQIGQAVGVLAGEVVGSTDIGLPLGPSGKAALLPVNVEAFGKDLGIDKNEVRLYLALREAAHQRLFAHVPWLRSHLFGAVEGYARGIKVDTSKLEDVVGQLDPQNPEQLQEALQQGMFQPEDTPAQKAALARLETALALVEGWVDAVVHAAAKPRLASADALRETLRRRRATGGPAEQTFATLIGLELRPRRLRDASRLWASLTDARGVDGRDGLWEHPDMLPTASDLDDPDGFVHHEQLDFSELDKMLGEAAGGGSAPKPDLTKDEADQGDEDKGEDGK, encoded by the coding sequence GTGAGTGACACCCCATTCGGATTCGGCCTTCCGCCGGAGGAGCCGGAAGACGGCGACGAGGGCAAGAAGAAGGAATCCCCTGGAGAGGGCCAGAGCGGGGGACAAGGCGGGGGCCAGGGTGCCGGCGGCCCCGCAAATCCGTTCGGTTTCGGGTTCCCCGGAGCGGGCGGTCCCGGCGGGCCCGGCGGCGGTGACAATCCGTTCGCCGCGATGTTCGGTTCGATGAATCCGAACGACCTGGGTGCCGCCTTCCAGCAGCTCGGCCAGATGCTCTCGTACGAGGGCGGCCCGGTGAACTGGGACATGGCCAAGGACATCGCCCGCCAGACCGTGTCCCAGGGCACGGCGGACGGCACCAAGGACGCCAGCGTCGGCCCGGCCGAGCGCTCCGCCGTCGAGGAGGCCGTGCGCCTGGCCGACCTGTGGCTGGACGACGCGACGTCGCTGCCCTCCGGGTCCGGCACCGCCGTGGCGTGGAGCCGCGCCGAGTGGGTCGAGGCGACCCTGCCGGTGTGGAAGGAGCTCGTCGACCCGGTCGCCGAGCGCGTCGGCCTGGCCATGGGCGACGTACTGCCCGAGGAGATGCAGGCCATGGCGGGCCCGCTGATCGGCATGATGCGCTCCATGGGCGGCGCCATGTTCGGCCAGCAGATCGGCCAGGCCGTGGGCGTGCTCGCGGGCGAGGTCGTCGGCTCCACCGACATCGGCCTGCCGCTCGGACCGTCCGGCAAGGCCGCGCTCCTGCCGGTGAACGTCGAGGCCTTCGGCAAGGACCTGGGCATCGACAAGAACGAGGTGCGGCTCTACCTGGCGCTGCGCGAGGCCGCCCACCAGCGGCTCTTCGCCCACGTGCCGTGGCTGCGCTCGCACCTGTTCGGCGCGGTGGAGGGGTACGCGCGCGGCATCAAGGTCGACACCTCCAAGCTGGAGGACGTGGTCGGCCAGCTCGACCCGCAGAACCCGGAGCAGCTGCAGGAGGCACTCCAGCAGGGCATGTTCCAGCCGGAGGACACCCCCGCGCAGAAGGCCGCCCTGGCCCGCCTGGAGACGGCTCTCGCGCTCGTCGAGGGCTGGGTGGACGCCGTGGTGCACGCCGCCGCCAAGCCGCGTCTCGCCTCCGCCGACGCCCTGCGCGAGACGCTGCGCCGCCGCCGTGCGACGGGCGGTCCCGCCGAGCAGACGTTCGCCACGCTGATCGGTCTCGAACTGCGCCCGCGCCGTCTGCGGGACGCCTCGCGCCTGTGGGCCTCGCTCACGGACGCGCGCGGCGTCGACGGCCGCGACGGCCTGTGGGAGCACCCTGACATGCTGCCGACGGCCTCCGACCTGGACGACCCCGACGGCTTCGTGCACCACGAGCAGCTGGACTTCTCCGAGCTGGACAAGATGCTCGGCGAGGCCGCTGGTGGCGGCTCCGCCCCGAAGCCGGACCTCACGAAGGACGAGGCCGACCAGGGCGACGAGGACAAGGGCGAAGACGGCAAGTGA
- a CDS encoding tetratricopeptide repeat protein codes for MDVMGDKATLLETGRFVQPADREDPGAAAEEMRHRLAAEAGDVDAMSVLGSLLLRRGDLDGAEAMLRAATAEGDRAAANNLGVLLHQRGYADEAAGWWRVAAVAGSAAAAHALGRHHRERGDEPAAEYWLRQSAEQGHTLGAYALADLLEHRGDVGSERWMRTAAERGHREAAYRLARALDRRADAEGAEPGAERGGQAGRAKRTGDGAPSPADEAERWYRQAAARGHRRAALHLGAILEQRGDLKEAGRWYLNSAKDGESRAACALGFLLRDAGDEESAAVWWLKAAQDGDGNAANALGALHAERGETQTAERWYRAAMDAGDVNGAYNLGLLCAEQGRTAQADQWYRRAAYAGHREAANALAVLLLQHGDAAGAEPWFSKAAEAGSVDAAFNLGILYASRDDEAAALRWYERAAAAGHTDAALQVGTARLREGDEQDAERHLRCAAGGGSAEAAYRLGTVLDARSPSVGPPVLGEPATEKTECEEWYERAAELGHRRAQVRVGMLAAGRGDVVEAARWYRLAAEAGSRNGAFNLGLLLAREGSEPEAALWWTRAADAGHGRAALRLALLYARRGQLAQGQRWASRAVELGPAEVAERAARLKEALHQELTA; via the coding sequence ATGGACGTTATGGGGGACAAGGCAACTCTGTTGGAGACAGGGCGGTTTGTGCAGCCGGCCGACCGGGAGGATCCCGGGGCGGCGGCCGAAGAAATGCGTCATCGGCTGGCCGCCGAGGCCGGGGACGTCGACGCGATGAGTGTGCTCGGAAGCCTGCTGCTGCGCCGCGGTGACCTCGACGGGGCCGAAGCGATGCTGCGCGCCGCGACCGCCGAGGGCGACCGCGCCGCGGCGAACAACCTCGGTGTCCTGCTCCACCAGCGGGGATACGCCGACGAGGCGGCCGGTTGGTGGCGGGTCGCCGCCGTCGCCGGTTCCGCCGCGGCGGCGCACGCGCTCGGACGGCACCACCGCGAGCGCGGGGACGAGCCCGCCGCCGAGTACTGGCTGCGGCAGTCCGCCGAGCAGGGCCACACCCTGGGGGCGTACGCGCTCGCCGATCTCCTGGAGCACCGCGGTGACGTCGGGTCCGAGCGCTGGATGCGGACCGCCGCCGAGCGGGGACACCGGGAGGCCGCCTACCGTCTCGCGCGCGCCCTGGACCGGCGCGCCGACGCGGAAGGCGCCGAGCCCGGTGCCGAGCGCGGCGGGCAGGCCGGGCGGGCCAAGCGGACCGGGGACGGCGCGCCGTCGCCCGCCGACGAGGCCGAGCGGTGGTACCGCCAGGCGGCCGCGCGCGGGCACCGGCGTGCCGCGCTGCACCTCGGCGCGATCCTGGAACAGCGCGGCGACCTCAAGGAGGCCGGGCGCTGGTACCTGAACTCCGCCAAGGACGGGGAGTCCAGGGCGGCCTGCGCGCTCGGCTTCCTTCTGCGGGACGCGGGCGACGAGGAGAGCGCCGCCGTGTGGTGGCTGAAGGCCGCGCAGGACGGCGACGGGAACGCGGCGAACGCGCTCGGCGCGCTGCACGCGGAGCGGGGCGAGACCCAGACCGCCGAGCGCTGGTACCGCGCCGCGATGGACGCGGGCGACGTGAACGGCGCGTACAACCTCGGGCTGCTCTGCGCCGAGCAGGGACGCACCGCGCAGGCCGACCAGTGGTACCGCCGTGCCGCGTACGCGGGGCACCGCGAGGCCGCCAACGCGCTCGCCGTGCTGCTGCTGCAGCACGGCGACGCGGCGGGGGCCGAGCCGTGGTTCTCCAAGGCCGCGGAGGCGGGCAGCGTCGACGCCGCGTTCAACCTCGGGATCCTCTACGCGAGCAGGGACGACGAGGCGGCCGCCCTGCGCTGGTACGAGCGCGCGGCGGCGGCCGGGCACACCGACGCCGCGCTCCAGGTGGGCACGGCGCGGCTGCGCGAGGGCGACGAGCAGGACGCCGAGCGGCACCTGCGGTGTGCGGCGGGCGGCGGCAGCGCGGAGGCCGCGTACCGGCTCGGCACCGTGCTCGACGCGCGGAGCCCGTCCGTCGGGCCGCCGGTCCTCGGCGAGCCCGCGACGGAGAAGACCGAGTGCGAGGAGTGGTACGAGCGGGCCGCCGAGCTGGGGCACCGGCGTGCCCAGGTCCGGGTCGGGATGCTGGCCGCGGGCCGCGGCGACGTGGTCGAGGCGGCCCGGTGGTACCGCCTCGCGGCGGAGGCCGGGAGCCGGAACGGCGCGTTCAACCTCGGGCTGCTGCTCGCCAGGGAGGGCAGCGAGCCGGAGGCCGCGCTCTGGTGGACGCGGGCCGCGGACGCGGGGCACGGACGGGCGGCGCTCAGGCTCGCCCTCCTCTACGCCCGGCGCGGGCAGCTGGCGCAGGGGCAGCGGTGGGCCTCGCGCGCGGTCGAGCTCGGGCCCGCGGAGGTCGCGGAGCGGGCCGCCCGCCTCAAGGAGGCGCTCCACCAGGAGCTGACCGCGTGA
- a CDS encoding UPF0182 family protein: MPDRGGGPTGPRIRVGRPSRRVRTLLMTLGVLAVLAMAFVMFAGFWTDWLWYRSVHYSSVFTTTLWTKIGLFFVFGLLMAAAVGVNIWLAHRLRPPLSAMSMEQQSLDRYRMGIAPYKKWLLIGITALVGLIAGASAAGQWRTWLLWVNGVPFGQKDPQFHMDVSFFAFDLPWYRFLLGFGFAATVLSLVAAALTHYLYGGLRITSPGARATAAATGHLSVLLGVFVSLKAIAYWLDRYGLAVKSSDFKATDNWTGLKYVDANAYLPAKTILFCIAVICALLFFATLWRRTWQLPVIGFGLMVLSAILIGGLYPAIVQKFQVQPNEQAKEAPYIEKNIEATRNAYGISGVKPESYKGEGKVDAEPKKKREDADTAANYRLNDPNIVSPTFQQLEQERSYYQFPKTLDVDRYNGQDTIVGLRELNVNKLDKRNWINDHFAYTHGYGMVAAKGTETKKGSKGAPAFTESGLPTKGSLGEYEQRIYYGEKTTQYSIVGGPQKELDYEEDGGGQKTYSYKGKSGVNLSNPINRAAYAVSFGEPQILYSGAIGDGSRILYNRTPKERVEAVAPWLTIDGDVYPTVVDGRIQWVVDAYTTSNGYPYASRTTLGDSTADSLSQADSQRTVIAQQNQVNYIRNSVKATVDAYTGEVKLYTWDDKDPVLKTWKKAFPGTVKDKGDIPPSLMDHLRYPQDMFKVQRELLTKYHVTDAGQFYNASDAWQVPNDPTKKDDSAVPPYYLSMKSPGDSQQQFSLTTTFTPNERPNLRAFMSVDADARSKNYGKMRLLRVGGDVDGPEQVQNKLNSMAEVGNFVRDMKGADSDVLYGNLLTVPLDDGFLYVEPVYVQGRKSAYPLLKKVAVSYGTETAFADSLKDGLDQVFGADGGTKPPGDGGDTTKPPKTNDPTVQDALDDAQKAFEDGENAMKDNDWKAYGEAQDRLQEALGRAEEASKAADKGGKNGGQAADKNADKKDDRNADKNADKAD; the protein is encoded by the coding sequence ATGCCGGACCGCGGCGGAGGCCCGACGGGGCCACGGATCAGAGTGGGCCGGCCCTCCCGGCGGGTCCGGACCCTGCTCATGACACTGGGCGTCCTGGCCGTGCTGGCCATGGCCTTCGTCATGTTCGCGGGGTTCTGGACGGACTGGCTGTGGTACCGCTCGGTCCACTACTCATCGGTCTTCACCACGACCCTGTGGACCAAGATCGGTCTCTTCTTCGTCTTCGGCCTGCTCATGGCGGCCGCCGTCGGAGTGAACATCTGGCTGGCGCACCGGCTGCGCCCGCCGCTGAGTGCCATGTCGATGGAGCAGCAGAGCCTCGACCGGTACCGCATGGGCATCGCTCCGTACAAGAAGTGGCTGCTGATCGGGATCACCGCCCTGGTGGGCCTGATCGCGGGCGCTTCCGCCGCGGGACAGTGGCGTACGTGGCTGCTGTGGGTCAACGGGGTGCCGTTCGGCCAGAAGGACCCCCAGTTCCACATGGACGTGTCCTTCTTCGCGTTCGACCTGCCCTGGTACCGCTTCCTGCTCGGCTTCGGCTTCGCGGCCACGGTGCTCTCCCTGGTGGCCGCCGCCCTGACGCACTACCTGTACGGCGGGCTGCGGATCACCAGCCCCGGCGCGCGCGCGACGGCGGCGGCGACGGGCCACCTCTCGGTGCTGCTCGGCGTCTTCGTCTCGCTCAAGGCCATCGCGTACTGGCTCGACCGGTACGGCCTGGCGGTGAAGTCCAGTGACTTCAAGGCGACGGACAACTGGACGGGCCTGAAGTACGTCGACGCCAACGCCTACCTGCCGGCGAAGACGATCCTGTTCTGCATCGCCGTCATCTGCGCCCTGCTCTTCTTCGCCACCCTGTGGCGGCGCACCTGGCAGCTGCCGGTCATCGGCTTCGGCCTGATGGTGCTCTCGGCGATCCTCATCGGCGGGCTCTACCCCGCGATCGTCCAGAAGTTCCAGGTCCAGCCGAACGAGCAGGCCAAGGAAGCGCCGTACATCGAGAAGAACATCGAGGCGACCCGCAACGCCTACGGCATCAGCGGGGTGAAGCCCGAGTCCTACAAGGGCGAGGGCAAGGTCGACGCGGAGCCCAAGAAGAAGCGCGAGGACGCCGACACGGCGGCCAACTACCGCCTCAACGATCCGAACATCGTCTCGCCGACCTTCCAGCAGCTGGAGCAGGAGCGCAGCTACTACCAGTTCCCCAAGACGCTGGACGTGGACCGCTACAACGGCCAGGACACCATCGTCGGCCTGCGCGAGCTCAACGTGAACAAGCTCGACAAGCGGAACTGGATCAACGACCACTTCGCCTACACCCACGGTTACGGCATGGTCGCCGCCAAGGGCACGGAGACCAAGAAGGGCTCCAAGGGCGCCCCGGCGTTCACCGAGTCCGGCCTGCCCACCAAGGGCAGCCTGGGCGAGTACGAGCAGCGGATCTACTACGGCGAGAAGACCACGCAGTACTCGATCGTCGGCGGGCCCCAGAAGGAGCTCGACTACGAAGAGGACGGCGGCGGTCAGAAGACGTACAGCTACAAGGGCAAGAGCGGGGTCAACCTCTCCAACCCGATCAACCGCGCCGCGTACGCGGTGTCCTTCGGAGAGCCGCAGATCCTCTACTCCGGAGCGATCGGCGACGGCTCGCGGATCCTGTACAACCGCACCCCCAAGGAGCGCGTCGAGGCGGTCGCGCCCTGGCTGACGATCGACGGCGACGTCTATCCGACCGTGGTCGACGGCCGCATCCAGTGGGTCGTGGACGCCTACACGACGAGCAACGGCTATCCGTACGCGTCGCGCACCACGCTCGGCGACTCCACCGCGGACTCGCTGTCGCAGGCCGACAGCCAGCGCACGGTGATCGCCCAGCAGAACCAGGTCAACTACATCCGCAACTCGGTGAAGGCGACCGTCGACGCGTACACGGGTGAGGTCAAGCTCTACACCTGGGACGACAAGGACCCGGTCCTGAAGACCTGGAAGAAGGCGTTCCCGGGCACGGTCAAGGACAAGGGCGACATCCCCCCGTCGCTGATGGACCACCTGCGCTACCCGCAGGACATGTTCAAGGTCCAGCGCGAGCTGCTGACGAAGTACCACGTCACGGACGCGGGGCAGTTCTACAACGCGAGTGACGCCTGGCAGGTCCCGAACGACCCGACGAAGAAGGACGACAGCGCGGTCCCGCCGTACTACCTGTCCATGAAGTCGCCGGGCGACTCGCAGCAGCAGTTCTCCCTGACGACGACGTTCACTCCGAACGAACGGCCGAACCTACGGGCCTTCATGTCGGTCGACGCCGATGCCAGAAGCAAGAACTACGGCAAGATGCGGCTGCTGAGAGTGGGCGGCGACGTCGACGGTCCGGAACAGGTGCAGAACAAGCTGAACTCCATGGCGGAGGTCGGCAACTTCGTCCGGGACATGAAGGGCGCCGACTCCGACGTCCTCTACGGCAATCTGCTGACCGTGCCACTGGACGACGGCTTCCTGTACGTCGAACCCGTCTACGTACAGGGACGCAAGTCGGCGTATCCCCTCCTGAAGAAGGTGGCCGTGTCGTACGGCACGGAGACGGCCTTCGCGGACTCGCTGAAGGACGGTCTCGACCAGGTCTTCGGGGCGGACGGCGGCACCAAGCCACCGGGCGACGGCGGCGACACCACCAAGCCGCCGAAGACGAACGACCCGACGGTCCAGGACGCCCTCGACGACGCCCAGAAGGCGTTCGAGGACGGCGAGAACGCCATGAAGGACAACGACTGGAAGGCGTACGGCGAGGCCCAGGACCGTCTCCAGGAGGCGCTGGGGCGGGCCGAGGAGGCATCGAAGGCCGCCGACAAGGGCGGCAAGAACGGCGGCCAGGCGGCGGACAAGAACGCCGACAAGAAGGACGACAGGAACGCCGACAAGAACGCGGACAAGGCCGACTGA
- a CDS encoding ABC transporter substrate-binding protein yields the protein MRIRTTALPLLAAGVLLAATGCAKEDDAAPSSPAGPRTVTSVSGCGKGSWTDPADLDPDREPARCAPKAPAPRPLSKERSLTIATGTLSAEYVAPLQMAVKKGEFKKEGLNVQLKVLPTPDALPLLAKGDIDAQWAAPEAAVMNGITSGFDIKWTAGNFSPAADSKSGLWVKLKKNETASHVPMAGRKLGTMIGKGSVIAYPMNKALKKHGGGLDEIQFQQLGSADVLTALQNGGTDSAWLLDPVWRKVDGDKQYAFLGGQPRGEPLGGLLFGPNLLTKDPDAGVALLRAYIRTVNTYFAGDYKRDPAFVSDLAKLLKTDEAVLKSTPSLRMDWEIRAGTTDRLQDAYRAAGVSEGDRIPEKKAVNRELYAEAVGHK from the coding sequence ATGCGCATCCGCACCACCGCACTGCCACTGCTCGCGGCGGGCGTCCTGCTCGCCGCGACGGGCTGCGCGAAGGAGGACGACGCGGCCCCCTCCAGCCCCGCCGGGCCCCGCACGGTCACCTCGGTGTCCGGCTGCGGCAAGGGCAGTTGGACCGACCCCGCCGACCTGGACCCCGACCGTGAGCCCGCCCGCTGCGCGCCGAAGGCGCCCGCCCCCAGACCCCTGTCCAAGGAGCGCAGCCTCACGATCGCGACCGGCACCCTGAGCGCCGAGTACGTGGCACCGCTCCAAATGGCCGTGAAAAAAGGCGAGTTCAAAAAGGAGGGCCTCAACGTCCAGCTGAAGGTCCTGCCCACCCCCGACGCCCTCCCCCTGCTCGCCAAGGGCGACATCGACGCCCAGTGGGCGGCCCCCGAGGCCGCCGTCATGAACGGCATCACCAGCGGCTTCGACATCAAGTGGACGGCGGGCAACTTCTCCCCCGCGGCCGACTCCAAGAGCGGCCTGTGGGTGAAGCTGAAGAAGAACGAGACGGCGTCCCACGTCCCCATGGCGGGCCGCAAGCTCGGCACGATGATCGGCAAGGGCTCCGTCATCGCGTACCCCATGAACAAGGCCCTGAAGAAGCACGGCGGCGGCCTCGACGAGATCCAGTTCCAGCAGCTCGGCTCCGCGGACGTCCTCACCGCCCTGCAGAACGGCGGCACCGACTCGGCCTGGCTGCTCGACCCGGTGTGGCGCAAGGTCGACGGCGACAAGCAGTACGCGTTCCTGGGCGGCCAGCCCCGCGGCGAGCCCCTGGGCGGTCTGCTCTTCGGCCCGAACCTGCTGACCAAGGACCCGGACGCGGGCGTCGCGCTGCTGCGCGCGTACATCAGGACGGTCAACACGTACTTCGCGGGCGACTACAAGCGGGATCCCGCCTTCGTCAGCGATCTGGCGAAGCTCCTGAAGACGGACGAGGCGGTCCTGAAGTCGACGCCGTCGCTGCGCATGGACTGGGAGATCCGCGCGGGCACCACGGACCGCCTCCAGGACGCGTACCGCGCGGCGGGCGTCTCGGAGGGCGACAGGATCCCCGAGAAGAAGGCGGTCAACCGCGAGCTGTACGCGGAGGCGGTGGGCCACAAGTGA